A region of the Geomonas subterranea genome:
CGCTCAGAACCCAGCAGGTCATCGCCTACGAGTCCGGCGTCGCCGACTCCATCGACCCGCTGGCGGGCTCGTTCCTGGTCGAGTCCCTCACCGACCAGATCGAGCAGCAGGCCATGGCCTACATCGAGAAGATCGATTCCCTGGGGGGCGCGGTCGAGGCCATCTCCAGGGGCTTCCAGCAGAAGGAGATCCAGGATTCCGCCTACGCCTACCAGCGCTCCATCGAAAAGGACGAGACTATCATCGTCGGCGTAAACAAGTTCACCGTGGAGGAAGGCGCTCCGCAGGGGCTTTTGAAGGTCACCGACGAGGTCGAGGTGAAGCAGAAGGAGGCCCTTGCCGCAATGAAGTCCAAACGCGACGGCGCCAAGGTGGAAGCCACCCTGAAGGCGCTGGAGCAGGCGGCCAAAGGGACGGACAACCTGATGCCGTACATCCTCGACGCGGTGAAGAGCTACGCGACGCTTGGCGAAATCGCCAACGTGATGCGCGGCGTCTTCGGCGTGCACAGGGAGACGGTGGTCCTTTAATACCGGGCACGGCAAGTTCCTGCCGGGACGGCCTTGGTCGTTCCGGCAGGAACATAACCTTTTACAAGTTCGTTCACTTCACCCGCAGTTTCGTCTCTGTCATAGCTCGTTAGCTTGCCCCGATATATCCCTCGTCACATAATCATAGATCTCTTTCTCAACCTGAAACGCAGCTGTGACATAACTTTTTCAATGCTGTGACTTGCATTTTTGAAATACTTCGATATCATCTGCAACCGTCAGACCAAATCTGACGCAGGATCAAGGAAACCAGACATGCTCACTAAGATAAATCATTTAGGCGTAGCCGTTACCTCAATAGAAGAAGCTCTTCCGTTCTATCGCGACACGCTCGAGATGGAATTCTCCGGGATCGAAGAAGTACCTAGCCAGCTAGTTAAGGTGGCGTTCTTATCCATCGGGGAATCGAAGATAGAACTTCTGGAACCGACCTCGCCGGAAAGTCCGGTGGCCAAGTTTCTGGAAAAGAACGGCCCGGGCGTGCATCACGTGGCTTATGGAGTGAAGGACATCGATGCCACCATCGCGCGGCTCATCGCCGGCGGCACCCGGATGATCGACACCACCGCACGAAACGGAGCGCACGGCGCGCGCATTGCCTTTTTACATCCCAAGAGCAGCAACGGCGTCCTCACCGAACTGTGCGAGACGCACGACGATAGTCACTAGAACATATAACTTCCTATATCTAATGAGTTAAGTTTTTTTCTGTTGACTTTTGTTTGAATAATTATATAGTGGCGTCAGTTTTATATAACAGTGGTTTGCTCATTGGGATAGGCTGTACAGGCTGATCTGCGTGGCGTTTTACGCAAATGTCGAGGAGACAATCATTGCTGACTCAAAACAGCCCGAGAACCATACACGAGAGCTCTTGCCTCCACCCTGTTCATTAACAGCGGTTGACTCAAGAGCTCTTTCTTTATAGTGAGACTGCACCTTCGCCGTTTGGCGAATTGACAGTAGAGCAGGAACTTCAATCACGCTGTAACAAACAAACCAGGAGGTAGACGATGAGCTTTCAAAAGAAATTGCTTGCATTCGCAGCAGTCAGCGCTCTGAGCGCAGCAACAGCCGTTCCCGCAATGGCGCTGGAGAACGAGTTCCACGGTATG
Encoded here:
- the mce gene encoding methylmalonyl-CoA epimerase; translated protein: MLTKINHLGVAVTSIEEALPFYRDTLEMEFSGIEEVPSQLVKVAFLSIGESKIELLEPTSPESPVAKFLEKNGPGVHHVAYGVKDIDATIARLIAGGTRMIDTTARNGAHGARIAFLHPKSSNGVLTELCETHDDSH